A single window of Pseudomonadota bacterium DNA harbors:
- a CDS encoding LysM peptidoglycan-binding domain-containing protein — MNKNRPFIVLLIILLAIGLSACEQSDKNLPPTGDEGKLPVTEKNTASAIAPLTEKSTPVGEQTSMAKAGETAEATAIPETETIHEGEKTPAADVLTPPTTQPEKAVESVSEQEKESEPKIITAPETTGEKKYNVPDTYTLQKGEFPYCIARRFNITPNALLRTNGLNRNSITHPGMVLTIPGNAEVYDIGTRARLKHPTEYTVRAGDTVYRIACLFGDVDPRAIIETNGLMPPYTLNVGDTLSIPK; from the coding sequence ATGAATAAAAATCGCCCTTTTATTGTGCTATTGATTATATTGCTTGCGATTGGGCTTTCTGCTTGTGAGCAGTCTGATAAAAATCTCCCACCCACAGGTGATGAGGGTAAATTACCGGTTACAGAAAAAAATACAGCATCAGCAATTGCCCCGCTTACAGAAAAATCAACACCAGTCGGGGAACAAACTTCCATGGCAAAGGCCGGGGAAACGGCAGAAGCCACAGCTATCCCTGAAACCGAAACTATTCATGAAGGCGAGAAAACTCCTGCTGCCGATGTACTGACACCACCAACAACACAGCCCGAAAAAGCGGTAGAATCCGTATCAGAACAAGAAAAAGAATCAGAGCCGAAGATTATCACAGCGCCGGAAACTACCGGGGAAAAGAAATATAATGTCCCTGATACTTACACACTGCAAAAAGGCGAATTCCCCTATTGTATCGCTCGCCGTTTCAATATTACTCCCAACGCTTTGTTACGTACCAACGGGTTAAACAGGAATTCTATAACCCATCCCGGCATGGTATTAACTATTCCCGGGAATGCGGAAGTGTACGATATAGGTACGCGTGCCCGGCTAAAACATCCAACCGAATACACGGTCAGAGCTGGTGATACGGTTTACAGAATTGCTTGCCTGTTTGGGGATGTTGATCCCAGAGCCATCATTGAAACCAACGGTCTGATGCCCCCCTATACACTTAATGTCGGCGATACGCTCTCTATTCCCAAATAA
- a CDS encoding Ig-like domain-containing protein, with translation MNTKKMIQKFYLIGILILLLSMVISGCSKPKLERVEIKPAEKTLAVGATLSFEATAISSENKKMPDAVFNWTVDSNKGAIDENGRLSAKIPGQIKITVTSKGVSAQAQVTIIPVEVADIKVQVDNEKALAGTSTKLTVKTLSKEKKPAGFNKILISSPTKGIKLSTEKLTMNQQGKSEIELALSSTPGTNTVILKAGKITKKIQIEGTPITSITITPEKKVFEVGESIQFKAEGYDKFGNHRPVQARWSMAQKNAVLKDKGMVLAKKPGDCILLAHLEKITTGRPFTIVPGKLNKIECKPESIKIPAGQTAQIKVKGFNKYGHQLPVEVEWSVENNLGTVAKDGIFTAKKVGNGIVKVAKEGVFSEVKVEIEHGPLADIRIKIKDKQIEAGKTINLKAAGVDAYGNEFSIEPEWLLSRSMGTIDKKKSTFTALRSGIGEIRAKVENILESYQVEIIPTALSQLQISPESMDMLAGETKQFVVTGYDSFGNKVTTQARFFMKKELGELSPDGIFQAKKAGNTIIEAKMKNLTAKSTIAVAPAKMKGVVIKPKGPLSLQAGKTQHFLASGLDAFGNIVKSAVNWNLLPPKLGTIDDHGVFMPTKSGQGQVVATVKQLRTDRVLNIQVPIDIAPGEPTQIKLEPVKLKITAGEEKYFAAAIYDAYGNKTVTALKWSVKDFPAGSIDNRGLLKAVKAGRGKIRVAGGNLMAEAEVQVLPAEISFLKITPGTISAKAGEKIHLDAVGEDRFGNVVDARVIWSLTDTRLGTITSENYLLPAKKGKGFLMATAGDIVERIPLEVMKGALSSFKVVPTKQVVPSGKKFQFKAIGFDVGGNKLAVKPTWSIQKKKDIGNIDDNGLFVAKKTGTGTVEVKSNEIKATTEIEVIAGEAASISVIPDKVNITAGNEVKFEVEVFDANANLISLPKYSWSVQGELGKVTRNNLFLAHKAGTGIITITSGKAVTKIHAEVNVGSVKRIRVSPETIVLKANSSITFEAKGYDQEGNEVKLQPAWSVAGGIGSINNDGKFEAQITGHGNVSCQMADIFGLSSVEVKPGTIKSIKIDPPETVLTAGEGITFGATAYDVYGNVCPADFSWNLEAEKSLGTFTTSGRFKAEITGEGKIVASANKVKGYSKIKVKPAVLNRVTITPQSLSLVSGKDTQFTALGKDQFNNLISISPRWSVEPKEIGKITPEGIFYAQKAGKGTLKVTAEGIENSVSIEVKPGEPKYLRIKAPTSPVMAGKTYPFTVVGYDEGGNTFPIKAEWAVTKDLGNIEKDTGIFHAAKPGKGTIIAHSGEIITDMPVEVKPGELTHLFIEPNTITVASNTKQKFMVHGLDIEKNKVELPSPVWKVQGSIGIFKEPGIFHGTSQGKGKVTASVGKLRAEAYVTVIPGQPDSANSRLRLNHTSIPADGVTVAEIIVEVYDVYNNFVPDIEVKLISDRQGDIIQQPAKTNRKGLTTGTIGSTEPGTATISALIKDMPFRDTARIVFRDK, from the coding sequence CAGATTAAGATTACGGTAACTTCGAAAGGCGTATCGGCGCAAGCTCAAGTTACAATCATCCCGGTTGAGGTGGCCGACATTAAAGTTCAGGTGGATAATGAAAAAGCGTTGGCGGGAACAAGCACCAAGCTTACTGTAAAAACGCTCTCAAAGGAAAAAAAACCGGCCGGTTTTAATAAGATCTTGATATCATCTCCGACAAAAGGGATCAAGCTGTCCACCGAAAAGCTAACCATGAACCAACAAGGGAAATCAGAAATCGAATTGGCCCTGTCTTCAACCCCGGGAACAAACACGGTGATCTTAAAAGCAGGTAAAATCACCAAAAAAATCCAAATAGAAGGGACACCCATAACCAGTATCACCATCACCCCTGAAAAAAAGGTATTTGAAGTCGGGGAAAGCATCCAATTTAAAGCTGAAGGATATGATAAATTCGGCAACCATCGTCCGGTTCAAGCGCGGTGGTCAATGGCCCAAAAAAATGCCGTGCTGAAGGATAAGGGAATGGTATTAGCCAAGAAGCCCGGAGACTGTATCTTATTGGCTCATTTAGAAAAAATCACCACGGGAAGACCGTTTACTATTGTTCCCGGGAAGCTGAACAAGATTGAATGCAAACCGGAGTCCATAAAAATACCAGCCGGCCAGACCGCGCAAATTAAGGTCAAGGGCTTTAACAAATACGGCCATCAACTGCCGGTTGAGGTTGAATGGTCAGTAGAAAATAATCTGGGAACCGTTGCCAAAGACGGTATCTTCACGGCTAAAAAGGTGGGGAATGGTATTGTCAAGGTTGCAAAAGAAGGTGTTTTTTCAGAAGTCAAAGTGGAGATAGAACATGGGCCTCTTGCGGATATCAGGATCAAGATCAAAGACAAACAGATAGAAGCAGGAAAAACGATAAATTTAAAAGCAGCGGGAGTTGATGCGTATGGAAATGAGTTTTCCATAGAACCAGAATGGTTGTTAAGCAGATCTATGGGAACAATTGACAAGAAAAAGTCCACGTTCACTGCCTTGCGAAGCGGTATTGGAGAAATAAGAGCCAAGGTGGAAAATATCCTTGAATCATACCAAGTTGAGATTATACCAACAGCATTATCCCAGTTGCAAATATCACCGGAAAGCATGGATATGCTGGCGGGCGAAACAAAACAATTCGTAGTAACAGGATACGATAGCTTTGGGAACAAGGTTACCACCCAGGCCCGTTTCTTCATGAAAAAGGAGCTGGGAGAATTGAGCCCTGATGGTATTTTTCAGGCAAAAAAGGCCGGGAATACAATAATTGAAGCCAAGATGAAAAATTTAACCGCGAAAAGCACCATTGCCGTGGCTCCCGCAAAGATGAAAGGGGTGGTTATCAAACCCAAAGGACCTCTTTCTCTGCAAGCCGGTAAAACACAGCATTTTTTGGCCTCCGGTCTCGACGCCTTTGGCAACATTGTCAAGTCCGCTGTTAATTGGAATCTTCTTCCTCCAAAATTGGGAACTATTGATGACCATGGCGTCTTTATGCCCACAAAATCCGGACAGGGACAGGTTGTCGCCACAGTCAAGCAGTTAAGAACTGACAGAGTATTAAACATCCAGGTTCCCATAGATATAGCACCAGGTGAACCAACTCAGATAAAACTTGAGCCGGTGAAGCTTAAAATAACCGCCGGTGAAGAAAAATATTTTGCTGCTGCGATTTACGATGCTTACGGTAACAAAACCGTGACAGCATTGAAATGGAGTGTAAAGGATTTTCCTGCCGGCAGTATTGACAATAGAGGACTGCTTAAAGCTGTCAAAGCAGGAAGGGGAAAAATCAGGGTCGCCGGTGGAAATTTAATGGCAGAAGCAGAAGTTCAGGTCCTGCCGGCGGAGATCTCATTTTTAAAAATCACTCCGGGAACTATTTCAGCAAAGGCAGGTGAGAAAATACATTTAGATGCCGTGGGAGAGGACAGATTTGGAAATGTTGTTGACGCGCGGGTTATCTGGAGTCTTACAGACACCAGGCTGGGAACAATCACTTCCGAAAATTACCTTCTTCCCGCAAAAAAAGGTAAGGGATTTTTAATGGCCACTGCTGGTGACATTGTTGAAAGGATACCGCTTGAAGTAATGAAAGGAGCGTTGTCTTCATTCAAAGTAGTGCCCACCAAACAAGTTGTGCCATCAGGTAAAAAGTTTCAATTTAAGGCGATCGGCTTTGATGTGGGTGGCAATAAACTTGCGGTCAAACCGACATGGTCAATACAAAAAAAGAAAGATATTGGCAATATCGATGATAATGGACTTTTTGTTGCCAAAAAAACAGGAACCGGTACAGTTGAGGTCAAATCAAATGAGATCAAAGCTACGACTGAAATTGAGGTTATAGCCGGAGAAGCGGCTTCGATAAGCGTGATTCCTGATAAAGTTAATATAACAGCAGGTAATGAGGTAAAATTTGAAGTAGAGGTGTTCGATGCCAATGCAAATCTTATTTCCTTGCCGAAATACAGCTGGTCGGTCCAGGGCGAACTTGGCAAAGTTACAAGGAATAATCTGTTTCTGGCCCACAAAGCCGGCACAGGAATAATAACAATTACTTCAGGGAAAGCCGTTACAAAAATCCATGCTGAAGTCAATGTCGGCAGTGTCAAAAGGATTAGAGTAAGCCCTGAAACCATCGTCCTTAAGGCAAACTCAAGTATTACTTTTGAAGCAAAGGGATATGATCAGGAAGGAAACGAGGTAAAATTACAGCCTGCCTGGTCGGTTGCGGGTGGAATAGGCTCGATAAACAACGATGGTAAATTTGAAGCTCAGATCACGGGACATGGTAATGTATCGTGTCAGATGGCCGATATTTTTGGCTTAAGTTCTGTCGAAGTCAAACCGGGGACGATTAAAAGTATTAAAATTGATCCACCGGAAACAGTATTGACGGCGGGAGAAGGCATTACTTTTGGGGCCACAGCCTATGACGTATACGGTAATGTTTGCCCCGCGGATTTCAGTTGGAATTTGGAAGCCGAGAAAAGCTTAGGCACCTTCACTACTTCGGGCAGGTTTAAGGCTGAGATAACAGGAGAAGGAAAAATTGTCGCGTCTGCCAACAAGGTCAAAGGTTACAGCAAGATAAAAGTAAAACCAGCTGTTTTAAATCGAGTGACCATTACCCCCCAAAGCTTGAGCCTGGTGTCTGGTAAAGATACTCAGTTTACCGCTTTGGGAAAAGACCAATTTAACAACCTCATCTCTATTTCCCCCCGCTGGTCCGTGGAACCAAAAGAAATTGGCAAAATAACTCCTGAGGGAATATTTTACGCCCAAAAGGCCGGCAAAGGGACCTTAAAAGTTACTGCTGAAGGTATTGAAAATAGCGTATCAATAGAGGTAAAACCAGGCGAACCCAAATACTTGCGTATTAAAGCGCCTACTTCTCCTGTCATGGCTGGAAAGACCTATCCATTTACTGTTGTGGGTTATGATGAAGGGGGAAATACTTTCCCAATCAAGGCAGAATGGGCGGTGACGAAAGACCTTGGTAATATTGAAAAAGACACGGGCATCTTTCATGCCGCTAAACCAGGTAAAGGAACAATTATAGCTCATAGCGGTGAAATCATAACCGACATGCCAGTGGAAGTTAAGCCGGGAGAACTGACGCATCTTTTTATAGAGCCAAACACCATTACGGTTGCGTCCAATACAAAACAAAAATTTATGGTCCATGGACTGGATATAGAAAAAAATAAAGTAGAACTACCCTCCCCCGTGTGGAAGGTTCAAGGAAGTATTGGCATCTTTAAGGAGCCGGGCATATTCCACGGAACCAGCCAGGGAAAAGGAAAGGTAACTGCCAGCGTCGGAAAACTCCGGGCGGAAGCATATGTCACAGTTATTCCAGGCCAACCGGATTCCGCGAATTCAAGACTTCGCTTGAACCACACCTCAATCCCTGCCGATGGCGTCACCGTGGCTGAAATTATTGTTGAGGTGTACGACGTCTATAACAATTTTGTTCCTGATATTGAGGTTAAACTCATCTCAGATAGACAGGGAGATATTATTCAACAGCCAGCCAAAACAAACCGGAAAGGTCTGACAACTGGAACTATTGGTTCAACAGAGCCAGGCACGGCTACAATTAGTGCGCTTATTAAAGATATGCCTTTCAGGGATACGGCCAGGATAGTTTTCAGGGACAAGTAA